The proteins below are encoded in one region of Clostridium estertheticum:
- a CDS encoding glucose-6-phosphate isomerase yields the protein MEKVLSLDLSKTVPYLNEHEISYLQPMVSTAHKMLTEKTGAGSDFLGWIDLPVNYDKAEFTRIKKAAEKIKGNSEILIVIGIGGSYLGARAAIETLCHSFHNSLSSDKRKSPAIYFAGNNISSTYMADLIDVIEGKDFSVNIISKSGTTTEPAIAFRIFKDLLEKKYGKEGAKERIFATTDKARGALKKSADVAGYETFVIPDDIGGRFSVLTAVGLLPIAAAGINIDEMMKGAADASEIYNDDDINKNDCYKYAAARNALYRKGKVTEILVNYEPALQYFGEWWKQLCGESEGKDQKGIFPASVNFSTDLHSMGQYIQEGVRNIFETVINVEKPRREVVVNKESGDLDGLNFLAGKTMDFVNKKAFQGTVLAHNDGDVPNIILNVPTLSAYNFGHMVYFFEKALAISGYLSGVNPFDQPGVEAYKKNMFALLGKAGYEDIKAELEKRL from the coding sequence ATGGAAAAAGTTTTATCTTTAGATCTAAGCAAAACAGTTCCATATTTAAATGAACATGAAATCTCTTATCTTCAACCAATGGTGTCTACTGCACACAAAATGCTAACAGAAAAAACAGGTGCGGGAAGTGATTTTTTAGGATGGATAGACCTTCCTGTAAATTATGACAAAGCTGAATTTACAAGAATAAAAAAAGCAGCAGAAAAAATAAAAGGTAATTCTGAAATTTTAATAGTAATTGGAATAGGTGGATCATATCTAGGAGCTAGAGCAGCTATAGAAACATTATGCCATAGCTTTCATAATAGTTTATCAAGTGATAAAAGAAAATCTCCTGCAATATATTTCGCTGGAAATAACATAAGTTCTACATATATGGCAGATTTAATTGATGTTATAGAAGGGAAAGATTTTTCTGTAAATATAATATCAAAATCTGGAACTACAACAGAGCCAGCTATTGCTTTTAGAATATTTAAAGATTTATTAGAGAAAAAATACGGAAAAGAAGGAGCAAAAGAAAGAATTTTTGCGACTACTGATAAGGCTCGTGGAGCTCTAAAAAAATCAGCAGATGTAGCAGGGTATGAAACTTTTGTAATTCCAGATGATATAGGAGGAAGATTCTCAGTACTAACAGCAGTAGGTCTTCTACCAATAGCAGCAGCAGGAATTAATATTGATGAGATGATGAAGGGTGCAGCAGATGCAAGTGAAATATATAACGACGACGATATAAATAAAAATGATTGTTATAAATATGCAGCAGCTAGAAATGCATTATATAGAAAAGGCAAAGTTACAGAAATATTAGTAAACTATGAGCCAGCACTTCAATATTTTGGTGAGTGGTGGAAACAACTTTGTGGTGAAAGTGAAGGAAAAGATCAAAAAGGAATATTCCCAGCATCTGTTAATTTCTCTACGGATTTGCATTCTATGGGACAATATATTCAAGAAGGCGTAAGAAATATATTTGAAACAGTTATAAATGTTGAAAAGCCAAGAAGAGAAGTTGTAGTAAATAAGGAAAGCGGAGATTTAGATGGATTAAACTTTCTAGCAGGTAAAACTATGGACTTTGTTAATAAAAAGGCTTTTCAGGGAACAGTACTTGCTCATAATGATGGAGATGTACCTAATATTATTTTAAACGTACCGACGTTAAGTGCATATAACTTTGGACATATGGTCTACTTCTTTGAAAAGGCTTTAGCAATAAGCGGATACTTATCAGGCGTGAATCCTTTTGATCAACCAGGAGTTGAGGCATACAAGAAAAATATGTTTGCTCTTCTTGGAAAAGCAGGATATGAAGATATTAAAGCAGAACTTGAAAAAAGACTTTAA
- a CDS encoding glycosyl hydrolase family 18 protein — MIIHVVKSGENLYEISKLYGVPYNKIADDNELTNPNELVVGQTLVILQGTRKHRILPGQSLYSIAKAYGTTIADLYAANPILNSSIIIYPGQIINIPPSTQKLGSIEVNAYALPGTDMDVLEKTLPNLTYLSIFSYQIQPNGTLKGINDVPLIEAARKAKVAPMMVVTNLKEGGGFDSKLAHTILTNQTVQNELFNNIIATLKDKNYYGLDIDLEYIFPEDRENYNTFLRRVVTTLKPLGYPVTTALAPKPSGDIKGLLYEAHDYPVHGALVNHVILMTYEWGYTAGPPLAVSPINEVKKILDYAVTVIPSKKIFMGIPNYGYDWTLPYVKGTKATALGNVEAVDLARKVFASIKYDYTSQAPFFNYYDANKKEHVVWFEDARSMNAKLRTAAKYNLGGVSYWTIGKYFPQAWLVQNSLFNVKKLL, encoded by the coding sequence TTGATTATTCATGTTGTTAAAAGTGGGGAAAACTTATATGAAATTTCAAAATTATATGGAGTTCCATACAATAAAATTGCTGATGATAATGAACTTACAAACCCAAATGAACTTGTGGTAGGCCAAACACTTGTAATATTACAAGGTACTCGTAAACACAGAATTCTTCCTGGGCAGTCCCTTTATAGCATAGCTAAAGCCTATGGCACAACTATTGCAGATTTATATGCTGCAAATCCTATCCTTAATAGTTCTATTATAATTTACCCTGGTCAGATTATTAATATACCACCATCAACGCAAAAATTAGGTTCTATTGAAGTTAATGCTTATGCTCTTCCGGGTACAGATATGGACGTTCTTGAAAAAACTCTTCCAAACTTAACATACCTAAGTATATTTAGTTACCAAATACAACCTAACGGAACACTAAAAGGCATAAATGACGTTCCTTTAATTGAGGCTGCTAGAAAAGCTAAGGTAGCTCCTATGATGGTTGTTACAAATCTAAAGGAAGGCGGTGGATTTGATAGTAAACTTGCCCATACCATACTCACAAATCAGACAGTACAAAATGAATTGTTTAATAACATAATTGCTACATTAAAGGATAAAAATTATTATGGGTTAGATATAGATTTAGAATACATCTTCCCAGAAGATAGAGAAAACTATAACACCTTTCTACGAAGAGTTGTAACTACCCTAAAGCCCTTAGGTTATCCTGTTACTACAGCCCTAGCCCCTAAACCCTCTGGTGATATAAAAGGCTTACTGTATGAAGCTCATGATTACCCTGTTCATGGGGCTCTCGTAAACCATGTTATACTGATGACTTACGAATGGGGATATACCGCCGGTCCACCACTCGCGGTTTCTCCAATTAACGAAGTAAAAAAAATTCTTGATTATGCTGTAACAGTAATCCCAAGTAAAAAGATTTTTATGGGAATACCTAATTATGGTTATGATTGGACACTACCTTATGTAAAAGGCACTAAAGCAACTGCACTTGGCAATGTTGAAGCGGTAGATCTTGCAAGAAAAGTATTTGCATCTATTAAATATGACTATACTTCCCAGGCTCCATTTTTTAATTACTATGATGCTAACAAAAAAGAACATGTAGTTTGGTTTGAAGATGCCAGAAGCATGAATGCTAAGCTTAGGACCGCTGCGAAATACAATCTAGGTGGGGTAAGTTATTGGACAATCGGAAAATATTTTCCTCAAGCATGGCTAGTTCAAAACTCACTGTTCAACGTTAAGAAATTACTCTAA
- a CDS encoding YaiI/YqxD family protein encodes MRIIVDADGCPGKQLIEKAAKDNSIELIMFCDINHVLSSDYASIRYVDSGFQTVDMKVANEAKSKDIVITQDFGVAAMVLAKGSYAIGPKGHIYDDNNIDKLLFERHLSGKLRRSGGKTFGPKKRTSEDDDKLYNNLIKLILKANQ; translated from the coding sequence ATGAGAATTATTGTAGATGCAGATGGATGCCCTGGTAAACAGTTAATAGAAAAGGCAGCCAAGGATAACTCTATAGAGCTTATTATGTTTTGTGATATTAATCATGTACTTAGTAGTGATTACGCCTCAATAAGATATGTAGATAGTGGGTTTCAAACTGTTGATATGAAAGTAGCTAATGAGGCAAAGTCAAAGGATATAGTAATTACTCAAGATTTTGGAGTAGCTGCTATGGTTTTAGCTAAAGGATCTTATGCTATTGGACCTAAGGGACATATATATGATGATAACAATATTGATAAATTATTGTTTGAGAGGCATTTGTCTGGTAAATTAAGACGGAGTGGGGGTAAAACCTTCGGTCCTAAAAAAAGAACAAGTGAAGATGATGATAAGCTTTATAACAATTTAATTAAACTTATTTTAAAAGCTAATCAATAA
- a CDS encoding triple tyrosine motif-containing protein, whose amino-acid sequence MNEMNILFSLDDAKQEYKGIEISVENELENNLDYKFLVGLDGAWDTLKKSSGTSVAIWKPAVDGKYSIMVQAKRKESNKPFDFMSRTDYIIGESYEKLIKDIYIDKMEIMVGEKITLTVDTLNVPIMYRYWVHERDDWQLLADYSPENIMTWISKYSGKKEFLVECKNINSKNMFDDSMKIGFNVQAIQALEIMSFECLTESILEGTEIVFEVETKYEDNRVVLYKFVKIDLKGNRSCIQDYSTKKLVSYVETNRGNYKLLCMAKDMFSRKEFDDRALIYYNVDPYEEIGKETVKIDDIIIDKKDNVLIGDRIHLTVKATGGDSLRYSFLVFKDDKETEKIEFGIHDFVDFIPEESGSFKLEVRVKDKYSKSEFDTSKSVYIKALDCIPAKIDYILMDKNKYYMVYDTIPVQVIYENTSDTLINYVLKIDDKVVEQTSFIEYKNYELKPKCSGSYAIEILVKNKLSTSAYDSRKEVKIEVHKSLPITDTKILCDNENFIVNETITFKSESMGGKDVVYEFYIMKKGNWSLVQKFSKKDDYSFIPFHKGIYKMLVLSKSFYKSISYEDYDIIEIEVKE is encoded by the coding sequence ATGAATGAAATGAATATATTGTTTAGTTTAGATGATGCCAAGCAAGAATATAAAGGGATTGAAATCAGTGTTGAAAATGAATTAGAGAATAATTTAGACTATAAATTTCTTGTAGGCCTCGATGGCGCATGGGATACTTTAAAGAAATCAAGTGGGACAAGTGTTGCTATTTGGAAGCCAGCGGTGGACGGGAAGTACTCCATAATGGTGCAAGCTAAAAGAAAAGAAAGTAACAAACCCTTTGATTTTATGTCAAGGACAGACTACATAATTGGAGAATCATATGAGAAACTAATTAAGGACATTTACATAGACAAAATGGAAATAATGGTAGGAGAAAAAATTACCTTAACAGTAGATACACTTAATGTACCTATTATGTATAGATACTGGGTACATGAAAGGGATGATTGGCAACTTTTAGCAGATTATTCACCGGAAAATATAATGACATGGATATCCAAATACTCTGGAAAAAAAGAGTTTTTGGTAGAATGCAAGAATATAAATTCTAAAAATATGTTTGACGATTCAATGAAGATAGGATTTAATGTACAAGCTATACAAGCTTTAGAAATTATGAGCTTTGAATGTTTAACTGAGAGCATATTAGAAGGAACGGAGATAGTTTTTGAGGTTGAGACAAAGTATGAGGATAATAGGGTAGTTTTATATAAATTTGTAAAGATAGACCTTAAGGGAAATAGAAGTTGTATACAAGACTATTCAACTAAGAAATTAGTTAGTTATGTTGAAACTAATAGGGGCAATTATAAGCTATTATGTATGGCTAAGGATATGTTTTCGCGTAAGGAGTTTGATGATAGAGCATTAATTTATTATAATGTAGATCCATATGAGGAAATAGGGAAAGAAACCGTGAAGATCGATGATATAATAATAGACAAGAAAGATAATGTACTAATAGGTGATCGAATTCATTTAACAGTTAAAGCAACAGGCGGGGATTCTTTAAGATACAGTTTTTTAGTTTTTAAGGATGATAAAGAGACAGAAAAAATAGAATTCGGGATACATGATTTTGTAGATTTTATTCCAGAGGAAAGTGGAAGTTTTAAACTTGAGGTAAGAGTAAAAGATAAATATTCAAAGAGTGAATTTGATACAAGTAAAAGTGTATATATTAAAGCATTAGATTGTATCCCAGCTAAAATAGATTATATTCTAATGGATAAAAATAAATATTATATGGTCTACGATACTATTCCTGTGCAAGTAATATATGAAAATACAAGTGATACACTTATAAACTATGTTTTAAAAATAGATGATAAAGTAGTTGAACAAACAAGTTTTATAGAATATAAAAATTATGAACTTAAACCCAAATGTAGTGGAAGTTATGCAATAGAAATACTTGTAAAAAATAAATTGAGTACAAGTGCATATGATAGTAGAAAAGAGGTAAAAATAGAAGTGCATAAGAGCCTGCCTATAACAGATACAAAGATTTTATGTGATAATGAAAATTTTATAGTTAATGAGACCATAACATTTAAATCAGAAAGTATGGGTGGGAAAGATGTTGTATATGAGTTTTATATTATGAAAAAAGGAAACTGGAGCTTAGTACAAAAATTTAGCAAAAAAGATGACTATAGCTTTATACCTTTCCATAAGGGAATATACAAAATGTTAGTATTGTCAAAAAGCTTCTATAAGAGTATTTCGTATGAAGATTATGATATAATAGAGATTGAAGTTAAAGAATAA
- a CDS encoding 16S rRNA pseudouridine(516) synthase, with protein sequence MDRIDKILSNLGHGTRKEVKALLKKKKVEVDGVIATDSAMKVDPEKAVIKVSGDEINYRKYIYLVMNKPAGVVSATVDRNDETVIDLIDEQYRAFKPFPIGRLDKDTVGLLLITNDGELNHKLIAPKNHVDKVYYAEINKFIDASDINTFKKGVVIDDGYKCMPAELEVLTANENGSEVMVTIQEGKFHQVKRMFESVNKNVMFLRRVSFGPLKLDEDLVEGQCRELSEDEINLLKQV encoded by the coding sequence ATGGACAGAATAGACAAGATATTGTCAAACTTAGGTCATGGAACAAGAAAAGAAGTAAAGGCATTACTTAAGAAAAAAAAGGTAGAGGTTGATGGAGTAATAGCAACTGACAGCGCTATGAAAGTAGATCCAGAGAAGGCTGTAATAAAGGTATCAGGTGATGAAATTAATTATAGAAAATACATATATTTAGTTATGAATAAGCCAGCAGGGGTGGTTTCAGCTACTGTAGATAGAAATGACGAGACTGTAATTGATTTAATAGATGAGCAGTACCGTGCGTTCAAACCATTTCCTATAGGAAGACTTGATAAAGATACAGTAGGACTACTTTTAATTACAAATGATGGTGAATTAAATCATAAATTAATTGCACCTAAAAACCATGTAGATAAAGTATATTATGCAGAAATAAATAAATTTATAGATGCAAGTGACATAAACACCTTTAAGAAGGGTGTTGTAATAGATGACGGATATAAATGTATGCCAGCGGAATTAGAAGTGTTAACTGCAAATGAAAATGGATCAGAGGTAATGGTTACTATTCAAGAAGGCAAATTTCATCAAGTGAAAAGAATGTTTGAGAGCGTAAATAAGAATGTTATGTTTTTAAGAAGAGTTAGTTTTGGACCATTGAAATTAGATGAAGATTTAGTTGAAGGTCAATGTAGAGAATTGTCGGAAGATGAGATAAATTTATTAAAACAAGTGTAA